The region GACAACTCGCTCATAGTCGGCCTGTCCCATAAATCCCGTCAGAGGGCTAAAGCCACCAATGGCAATGAGTTCCAAGTCAGAGACAGCTCGCTCATCGAGGGTGACGCGGGGCAATTGATCGGCGCGGGCAAGCCAAGCCTGTTTTTGTGCCGGGGACAGAATACGATTGACAAGGATGCCGCCGTGGGGGGCGATCGCGTCCTTTGTTTGTACGGTTGCGGATGGACTCAAGGTCAAACTCCTTTTGGCTCTGGATGAATCTGTTGCAAAACTTCATAAGATAGAAGTCATTATTGGATGAATAGGTACAGGAGACAACTGGTGGAGCCCTATCGCTATGGCGTCCAGCGGGAATGGTGCTGGCGGGGCTGGCAGAGTCGCTATGGTTTTTGGCGACCCGCTTCTGAGGGGCATCGGGGGTCTCCTGTGATCTTGCTGCACGGCTTTGGGGCATCTCTACGGCACTGGCGGTACAATTTACGGCTGCTAGGAGAGTATCAGCCAACGTATGCCCTTGATTTGATGGGGTTGGGGGCAGCCGAAAAGCCCGTTGCTGCCTATGGTGCTGAGTTTTGGGCGGCTCAGGTGCACGCCTTTTGGCAAGGAATTGTTGGGCAACCAGCAGTGATGGTTGGCAACTCCATTGGCGCCTTGATTGCCCTCACCTGTGCCTACCACTACCCGCAGATGGCGGCGGGAGTAGTGATGTTGAGTCTGCCGGATCCAGCCGTGCGCGAAGAGTTGATTCCACGGGCGATCGCGCCCCTTGTGGGGGCAATTGAACAGATTTTTACCGCCCCTTGGCTGCTGCGGGCCCTGTTTTACACCATTCGCCAACCCGCCATTGTCAAGCGCTGGGCACAGTTGGCCTACGCCAACCCCGCCTGTGTGGATGATGAATTGCTGGAAATTCTGCTTAGCCCGGCCTACGACCGCCATAGCGATCGCGCCTTTGTGCAAATCATTCGCGCCATGAGCCGTCCAGACTTCGGACCCAGCGCCAAGAGGATGCTCAACAGTGTGTCCCAACCCCTATTACTGATTTGGGGAAAACAGGATCGCTTCATTCCCCCAATGCTTAGCCGGCAGTTTCCACAGGTCCAACCAAGACTGGAAGTGGTGGAGCTAGATCACAGCGGGCACTGCCCCCACGATGAACAGCCCGATCGCCTCAATGGCCTACTTTTGGATTGGTTGCGCCGCCACGAACTTTTGAGGGGTTGAGTCCTGCTGTTGCAGGCTCTATGATCACGGCAATCTTTAGGAGTTGGCGTCGCAGATGTTTAGCCTGATGACCGTTTTTTGGGCGTTTATTTTCATGGGTGTTTTGCTGCTGTTGGGGCGGATTGTGCGGCAGCGTTGGGCACTCATGGCATCCCTCTATATGCCCAGTTCAGTGATTGCGGGTATCTTGGGACTCCTCCTTGGCCCTGGTGTGCTGGGGGCGATCGCCAGTCACATTGCCCCCGACTCGGATTTGGTCAATGGCCTTTTTGCCGAAGAGATCCGTGAAGTTTGGAAACAGTCCCCGAGTATTTTCATCAACATTGTTTTCGCCTGTCTATTTTTAGGGGAGATCATCCCTAGCCCTCGAGAAATTTGGCAGAAAGCCGCACCGCAGGTCGCCTTTGGTCAGATCCTGGCTTGGGGGCAATATGTTGTGGGACTGCTGCTGACTGGGCTGATTCTCACTCCCATATTTGGCATGGATCCGGTTGCTGGTGCCCTGATTGAGATCACCTTTGAGGGGGGGCATGGCACGGCTGCTGGAATGGCCGATACCTTTAGGGAGTTAAACTTTGGCGCTGGTGCTGATATGGCCTTGGGCTTGGCTACGGTGGGTTTGGTCTCGGGGGTGGTTTTTGGGGTGGCACTGATTAACTGGGCCCGGCGCACGGGACGCCTCCAGATACAACCCTTGGCAGACTTCAAAGCTGAGGAGAATCCAGACCCCCATCCCCACGATGACGTAGAAACCCGACGGCGGCGCCAACAACTCCTGCGGGAGTTACTGATTGATCCTTTGTCGTTAAATTTCTGTTTTGTCGGCTTGGCGATTCTTGTGGGCTGGGTGATTCTGGAAGCCCTGCGGCTCTTAGAGCGTGTCACTTGGGGACACACGGGTTTGAAGCTCATGGCCTATGTGCCCCTCTTTCCTTTGGCGCTCATCGGTGGCATTATTGTGCAGTTAATCCTCACCCGTTGGCGCAAACAGTACCTGATTAGCCGGCCACTGATTAACCACATTGGCGGTGTGGCTTTGGATGTAACCATTATTACCGCCTTGGCCACCCTCTCTTTAGCCGCCATTGGTGAAAATCTTATCCCCTTTCTCCTCTTGAGTTTGGGGGGAATCGGTTGGAATCTCTTTGTCATGCTCTATTTGGCGCCACGAATTCTACCCATGTTTTGGTTTGAGCGCGGGATTGGTGATATGGGGCAATCGATGGGGGTGACATCTACTGGATTATTGCTGATTCGTATGGTAGATCCCCATAATCAATCGGGGGCACTGGAAAGTTTTGCCTACAAGCAAATTCTCTTTGAGCCCATTGTCGGGGGTGGGTTATTTACCGCTGCGGCACCGATTCTGATCCGCAATTTTGGTCTTGCGCCGGTCCTAGGACTGACAAGTGGCCTATTGCTGTTGTGGTTGTGGTTTGGTTTTTGGAACTATGGCCAAATCCGGCGATCGCTGGTGCAAAATTGACCCTATGGAGGGGGAAACCTAGAATAGAAACGACTTGAGTCCCTCTGCCGTCTCAAGTAAAAGCCGTATTCTGAGTGTGCCGATGACCTGTGTGCTCCTCAAAGCCGTTGTTGAAAGTGATGAACGTGCCGATCTGCGTCAGTTTTCTCGCATTCTGCAACTAGGGGAAAAACGTTATCTCCTGCGCAATGATATTCTGGATGCCTTTGCGGATTACTGTCGCGATCAAGAGCGACCTGTCCCTCCACCCTCAGAATCGCGCCTCAGTAAGCTGGTGTTCTACACCCAAGAGATCATTGTTGACAACGAAAGTCTGTGCTGGATTGTTCGGCCACGGATTGCGCAACAGGAGGTGTGTCGGCTGCTGGTGGAGGATTTGACAATTGTGCCGATGACGATCCCGGAGCTATTGGATCTGCGCGATCGCCTTGTCAATCACTATCATCCCAACGAGGGGGATGTTTTTGAAATTGATGTCCAGCCTTTCTACGACTACTCGCCGATCATCCGCGATGCCAAGAATATCGGTAAGGGGGTGGAATTTCTCAATCGTTACTTATCTAGTAAGCTGTTCCAAGACCCGCGCCAGTGGCAGCAAAACCTCTTTAACTTTTTGCGAATTCACCGCTACAACGGCTATCAACTCCTGATTAATGAGCGGATTCGCTCTCCTCAACACCTCTCAGAACAGGTCAAACAAGCTCTCGTAGTTCTGAGCGATCGCCCCCCCACCGAGGCCTATAGTGAGTTTCGCTTTGAACTGCAAAATCTCGGCTTTGAGCCGGGTTGGGGCAATACTGTTGCCCGGGTGCGCGACACCCTAGAAATTTTGGATCAACTCTTGGATTCTCCCGATCACCAAGTGCTGGAGGCCTTTGTCTCGCGGATTCCCATGCTCTTTCGGATTGCCCTGATTTCTCCCCACGGCTGGTTTGGCCAAGAGGGGGTGCTGGGGCGACCCGACACCGGTGGGCAGGTGGTCTACATCCTCGACCAGGTAAAGAGCCTTGAAAAACAAATGCGGGAAGATTTAGAACTGGCAGGGTTGGGGGTACTGGAGGCACAGCCTAAAATTATTGTCCTGACTCGCCTGATTCCCAATGCGGAAGGAACGCTGTGCAACCAACGCCTAGAGAAAATCTACGGTACCAATGATGCTTGGATCCTGCGGGTCCCCTTCCGGGAATTTAACCCCAAGGTGACGCAAAACTGGATTTCTCGCTTTGAAATCTGGCCCTATTTGGAAACCTTTGCCATTGATGCGGAGCGGGAGTTGCGAGCTGAGTTTGGCCATGTCCCCGACTTGATTATTGGCAACTATTCCGATGGCAACCTGGTGGCTTTCCTGTTGGCGCGGCGACTGAAGGTTACCCAGTGCAACATTGCCCATGCCCTTGAGAAATCTAAATACCTCTTTAGTAACCTCTACTGGCAGGATTTGGAGGATAAGTATCACTTCTCGCTGCAATTTACGGCGGATCTGATTGCCATGAATGCCGCCAACTTTATTATCAGCAGTACCTACCAAGAGATTGTGGGCACACCCGACAGCATCGGCCAGTACGAGTCCTATCAGTCCTTTACAATGCCCGATCTGTACCATGTGGTGAATGGCATTGAACTCTTTAGCCCGAAGTTTAATGTGGTGCCACCGGGGGTCAATGAACAAGTTTACTTTCCCTACTACCACTATACGGAGCGACTAGAGGGCGATCGCCAGCGGTTAGAGGAACTCCTCTTTACCCTTGAAGACCCGCAGCAGATCTATGGTTACTTGGAGGCTCCTGAAAAACGCCCCCTCTTTTCGATGGCACGGCTGGATCGGATTAAGAACCTCACTGGCCTCGCGGAAGCCTTTGGCCGCAGCAAAGCACTGCAGGAGCGCTGCAACTTAATTTTGGTGGCGGGCAAGTTACGCACCGCAGACTCCAGCGATCGCGAGGAAATTGCCGAGATTGAGAAGCTCTACCAAATCATCCACCAATACAATCTCCACGGCAAAATTCGCTGGCTAGGGATTCGTTTACCGAAAGCAGATTCGGGGGAGATTTATCGCATTATTGCCGATCGCCAAGGGATTTTTGTCCAGCCTGCTTTGTTTGAAGCCTTTGGCTTGACCATTCTCGAGGCAATGATCAGTGGTCTGCCCACCTTCGGTACGCGCTTTGGTGGCCCTCTGGAAATTATCCAAGATGGGGTGAATGGCTTTTATATCAACCCAACCCACTTAGAAGAAATGGCCGAAACCATCGTCCGCTTTCTGGAGGCTTGCGATCGCGATCCTCAGGAGTGGCAACGGATTTCCAAAGCCGGTATCGAGCGGGTTTATAGCACCTACACTTGGAAAATTCACTGCACCCGCCTGCTCTCCCTCGCCAAGATCTACGGCTTCTGGAACTTCTCTTCCCAAGAAAACCGCGAAGACATGATGCGCTACATGGAAGCCTTGTTCCATCTACTCTATAAACCCCGCGCCCAAGCCCTACTGGCGGAGCACCTGCAGCGGTGACACAGGCGAGTTACAGCAGCTAAGGTATTTGCGGCTGCCGCTCATCAAGAGTGCAGGTCACACATAATGATAATCGATCGCCCAGCGAGCCAATTCGGTGCGATTGTGGCAGCCGGTTTTCCCTAGCATATTGCTGACGTGACTTTCCACGGTGCGCTGACTCACGTGTAGCTCTGCAGCAATTTCACGATTCGACATTCCGCGGGCAACATATTGGAGAATTCGGGTTTCTGTGGGGGTGAGTTCAATACCAGGGGGTGGTGTAGGTCCAGGGAGGGCTTGTCGTCCTTGAGCCTCCCGCAGGCGAGCCGTTTGTTTGAGGAGGGCTTGGATTTGGGCTAGGAGTTCCTCCGGTTCAAAGGGCTTGACCAGGTAAACATCACCGCCGGTTTGCAACCCCTTAATGCGATCGTGGGTTTGCCCCTTAGCTGAGAGAAAGAGCACTGGCAACCAACTGAGGTGTGTCTGTTGTCGCACCGCACTGACAAAGCTATAGCCATCCATCTGCGGCATCATCACATCACAAATAACTAAGTCGGGCGTCTGCTGCTGAAGCATTGCCAGACCTTCGTTGCCATGGGCTGCGGTCAGCACGCGATATCCCTGCATCTCAAGGTAATCCTTGACCAACAGGACAAGGTTGGGGTCGTCATCTACTAGTAGAATCGTGGCACTTTGCGCAGGGGATGCCTCAAAGGTCATACATTTAGGACGGTCAACGGTGCTGGTGCGCAGTTGTACTGAGCATGCGCCTGTTTCTTTAGGATAGCTTATTGCTCTTGGGAGGAGGCATTGGCAAGTTCTGGGGGCATTTCCTTTAGGGCCGTCATAATTTGAGAACGTCCTGCTGCCTTAGCAGCATAGAGGGCATCATCCGCCATCTTCACCAATTGCACTAAGCTCTGCCCATGGGTGGGAAATTGACTAATACCAGCACTAAAAGTCACCTTAAAGCTGTGATGGTTGGGGGCGTGGAAGGTGTGATTCCGCAATCGCTGTAAACAGATAGCAAGGCGGTGTTTGGCCACCTCAAGGGAAATACCATACAGGGCAATTAAAAATTCCTCTCCTCCCCAGCGAGCGACCACATCCTCCATGCGCAGGGACTGTCGCAACATCCGAGCGGTCGTCACCAATACCTGATCGCCAACATCGTGACCGTAGGTATCATTGATGCGTTTG is a window of Thermosynechococcus vestitus BP-1 DNA encoding:
- a CDS encoding alpha/beta fold hydrolase, with protein sequence MNRYRRQLVEPYRYGVQREWCWRGWQSRYGFWRPASEGHRGSPVILLHGFGASLRHWRYNLRLLGEYQPTYALDLMGLGAAEKPVAAYGAEFWAAQVHAFWQGIVGQPAVMVGNSIGALIALTCAYHYPQMAAGVVMLSLPDPAVREELIPRAIAPLVGAIEQIFTAPWLLRALFYTIRQPAIVKRWAQLAYANPACVDDELLEILLSPAYDRHSDRAFVQIIRAMSRPDFGPSAKRMLNSVSQPLLLIWGKQDRFIPPMLSRQFPQVQPRLEVVELDHSGHCPHDEQPDRLNGLLLDWLRRHELLRG
- a CDS encoding sodium/glutamate symporter; the encoded protein is MFSLMTVFWAFIFMGVLLLLGRIVRQRWALMASLYMPSSVIAGILGLLLGPGVLGAIASHIAPDSDLVNGLFAEEIREVWKQSPSIFINIVFACLFLGEIIPSPREIWQKAAPQVAFGQILAWGQYVVGLLLTGLILTPIFGMDPVAGALIEITFEGGHGTAAGMADTFRELNFGAGADMALGLATVGLVSGVVFGVALINWARRTGRLQIQPLADFKAEENPDPHPHDDVETRRRRQQLLRELLIDPLSLNFCFVGLAILVGWVILEALRLLERVTWGHTGLKLMAYVPLFPLALIGGIIVQLILTRWRKQYLISRPLINHIGGVALDVTIITALATLSLAAIGENLIPFLLLSLGGIGWNLFVMLYLAPRILPMFWFERGIGDMGQSMGVTSTGLLLIRMVDPHNQSGALESFAYKQILFEPIVGGGLFTAAAPILIRNFGLAPVLGLTSGLLLLWLWFGFWNYGQIRRSLVQN
- a CDS encoding sucrose synthase; translation: MTCVLLKAVVESDERADLRQFSRILQLGEKRYLLRNDILDAFADYCRDQERPVPPPSESRLSKLVFYTQEIIVDNESLCWIVRPRIAQQEVCRLLVEDLTIVPMTIPELLDLRDRLVNHYHPNEGDVFEIDVQPFYDYSPIIRDAKNIGKGVEFLNRYLSSKLFQDPRQWQQNLFNFLRIHRYNGYQLLINERIRSPQHLSEQVKQALVVLSDRPPTEAYSEFRFELQNLGFEPGWGNTVARVRDTLEILDQLLDSPDHQVLEAFVSRIPMLFRIALISPHGWFGQEGVLGRPDTGGQVVYILDQVKSLEKQMREDLELAGLGVLEAQPKIIVLTRLIPNAEGTLCNQRLEKIYGTNDAWILRVPFREFNPKVTQNWISRFEIWPYLETFAIDAERELRAEFGHVPDLIIGNYSDGNLVAFLLARRLKVTQCNIAHALEKSKYLFSNLYWQDLEDKYHFSLQFTADLIAMNAANFIISSTYQEIVGTPDSIGQYESYQSFTMPDLYHVVNGIELFSPKFNVVPPGVNEQVYFPYYHYTERLEGDRQRLEELLFTLEDPQQIYGYLEAPEKRPLFSMARLDRIKNLTGLAEAFGRSKALQERCNLILVAGKLRTADSSDREEIAEIEKLYQIIHQYNLHGKIRWLGIRLPKADSGEIYRIIADRQGIFVQPALFEAFGLTILEAMISGLPTFGTRFGGPLEIIQDGVNGFYINPTHLEEMAETIVRFLEACDRDPQEWQRISKAGIERVYSTYTWKIHCTRLLSLAKIYGFWNFSSQENREDMMRYMEALFHLLYKPRAQALLAEHLQR
- a CDS encoding response regulator transcription factor, with amino-acid sequence MTFEASPAQSATILLVDDDPNLVLLVKDYLEMQGYRVLTAAHGNEGLAMLQQQTPDLVICDVMMPQMDGYSFVSAVRQQTHLSWLPVLFLSAKGQTHDRIKGLQTGGDVYLVKPFEPEELLAQIQALLKQTARLREAQGRQALPGPTPPPGIELTPTETRILQYVARGMSNREIAAELHVSQRTVESHVSNMLGKTGCHNRTELARWAIDYHYV